In Streptomyces violaceusniger Tu 4113, one DNA window encodes the following:
- a CDS encoding sulfotransferase family protein translates to MTLRPLTFVVGTGRCGSTALSRVLRLHPDLLSVSELIAALEPDALPEAPLTGTEFWRILATPRSFANRVIRDGIPLPEYRYPHVKGRFSVAGGGIPALCMMTLPHFTDDPDALFDALEPELSRRPAAPVADHYRALFDLLGERFGGRAIVERSGYSLRSVPRLREVFPEARFVHLHRDGADCALSMSRHPGFRLIQLMAERAEATEDLPAGLDALLSDDDADLRPLYERTVPVAEFGRLWSHTIVEGLAHLSQLPAAIRMSLSYESLLDAPERELTRLAHHLGVKPLPEWLAAGSALLDGDRRGTAAATLSPTELAALRESCAPGARALSLAGAG, encoded by the coding sequence GTGACGTTACGGCCGCTGACCTTCGTCGTGGGGACCGGACGATGCGGTTCGACCGCTCTGTCCCGCGTCCTGCGGCTGCACCCGGATCTGCTCAGCGTGAGCGAGCTGATCGCCGCACTGGAGCCGGACGCGCTTCCCGAGGCGCCGCTGACCGGAACGGAGTTCTGGCGGATCCTCGCCACTCCGCGGTCGTTCGCCAACCGCGTCATCCGCGACGGCATTCCGCTGCCGGAGTACCGGTATCCGCATGTCAAGGGGCGGTTCTCGGTGGCGGGCGGAGGCATTCCGGCTCTGTGCATGATGACGCTGCCGCATTTCACCGACGACCCCGACGCGCTGTTCGACGCGCTGGAGCCGGAGCTGTCCCGGCGGCCCGCCGCCCCGGTGGCCGATCACTACCGAGCGCTGTTCGACCTGCTGGGGGAGCGGTTCGGCGGGCGGGCCATCGTGGAGCGTTCCGGCTACTCGCTGCGGTCGGTGCCCCGGCTGAGGGAGGTCTTTCCCGAGGCCCGGTTCGTCCACCTGCACCGGGACGGCGCCGACTGCGCGCTCTCCATGAGCCGCCACCCCGGATTCCGGCTGATCCAGTTGATGGCGGAGCGCGCCGAGGCCACCGAGGACCTTCCGGCCGGTCTCGACGCGCTGCTCAGCGACGATGACGCCGATCTGCGTCCGCTGTACGAACGGACCGTACCTGTCGCCGAGTTCGGCCGGTTGTGGTCGCACACGATCGTGGAGGGGCTGGCGCATCTGTCCCAGCTCCCGGCCGCGATCCGGATGTCCCTGTCGTACGAGAGCCTGCTCGACGCGCCCGAGCGCGAGCTCACCCGGCTGGCCCACCACCTCGGCGTGAAACCCCTCCCGGAGTGGCTGGCGGCCGGAAGCGCCCTGCTCGACGGCGACCGCCGGGGCACGGCGGCCGCGACCCTGTCGCCCACCGAACTGGCCGCCCTCCGCGAGAGCTGCGCCCCCGGCGCCCGGGCCCTGAGCCTGGCCGGCGCCGGATGA
- a CDS encoding LysR family transcriptional regulator, whose product MIDLRQLTVLAEVCRAGSYSAAADRLGYTQPAISYHMRALERAVGVPLTVKAGRGVRLTPAGHRLAERAQDVLAGLRDVENEFEALAARTRGRVRMSSVQSVCVAVLPAALARLGASRIEVEVELGQTDSHDAYRLLDAGETDLAIVADDETGDASGTAHSPLRRVPLLVDRRHVLLPRGHALAGRRSVGLADLSRERWILERDRERLLRRCAEAGFEPRVVTTTDDQATTLGLVGDGVGIALMDGLGLLPRPDPRVEPRPLDDWPRRHVCALLRPEAARVPAVAALLEALRAVAVEQSGEVAEAATA is encoded by the coding sequence GTGATCGATCTTCGCCAGCTCACCGTACTCGCTGAGGTCTGTCGCGCCGGCTCGTACAGCGCCGCGGCGGACCGTCTCGGTTACACCCAACCGGCCATCAGCTATCACATGCGCGCGCTGGAACGTGCCGTGGGCGTGCCGCTCACGGTCAAGGCGGGACGGGGGGTACGGCTCACGCCCGCGGGCCACAGACTCGCCGAGCGCGCCCAGGACGTGCTGGCCGGGCTGCGGGATGTGGAGAACGAGTTCGAGGCGCTCGCCGCGCGCACCCGTGGCCGGGTGCGGATGTCCTCGGTGCAGAGCGTCTGTGTCGCCGTGCTGCCCGCGGCGCTGGCCAGGCTGGGCGCCTCCCGTATCGAGGTGGAGGTGGAGCTGGGCCAGACCGACTCCCATGACGCGTACCGGCTGCTGGACGCGGGCGAGACCGATCTGGCGATCGTCGCCGACGATGAGACGGGCGACGCCTCGGGGACCGCACACAGCCCGCTGCGCCGGGTCCCGCTGCTGGTCGACCGCCGCCATGTGCTGCTGCCGCGCGGCCATGCGCTCGCGGGGCGGCGCAGCGTCGGCCTCGCCGATCTGTCGCGGGAGCGGTGGATCCTGGAGCGGGACCGCGAGCGGCTGCTGCGGCGCTGCGCGGAGGCGGGGTTCGAGCCGCGGGTGGTGACCACGACTGATGACCAGGCGACGACTCTCGGCCTGGTGGGCGACGGGGTGGGCATCGCCCTGATGGACGGCCTCGGGCTGCTCCCCCGGCCCGATCCGCGGGTCGAGCCGCGTCCGCTGGACGACTGGCCACGGCGCCATGTCTGCGCGCTGCTGCGGCCGGAAGCGGCGCGGGTGCCCGCGGTGGCCGCCTTGCTGGAGGCGCTGCGGGCGGTGGCCGTCGAGCAGTCGGGGGAGGTCGCCGAGGCGGCGACGGCCTGA
- a CDS encoding aminotransferase class I/II-fold pyridoxal phosphate-dependent enzyme — protein sequence MTPVVAENNPFHQMSLNETVHPPLPEVVDAVLRTARTAHRTLDALGTGLCQALAGHLGVRPEHVLAGPGSGALLQQLFSTLTGPDTDTVHAWPSWEAYPMMAANAGSTTVRVPLTGYDHDLKAMADAVTDRTRMVLLCTPNNPTGTALDQERILRFLERLPAHVTVVIDEAYRDFADPGAVADGIALHRADERVCVVRTFSKSYGLLSLRVGYLVAHEPVLAPLRSVLPFYRVSAVAQEAAIAALGAQEQVLRQCAETAEERDRLHRTLLDQGWEAPASQGNFLWLPMTSGVERFTQFCADHGVVVCGKPGEGVRVTVAEPAANQAFAELAGKYREASV from the coding sequence ATGACTCCGGTGGTCGCGGAGAACAATCCCTTCCACCAGATGTCGCTCAACGAAACCGTTCACCCCCCGCTCCCCGAAGTGGTGGACGCCGTCCTGCGCACCGCGCGGACCGCTCACCGTACCCTGGATGCCCTCGGCACCGGGCTCTGTCAGGCCCTCGCCGGACATCTGGGAGTGCGCCCGGAACATGTGCTGGCCGGACCGGGTTCCGGCGCGCTGCTCCAGCAGTTGTTCTCCACCCTCACCGGACCGGATACGGACACGGTGCACGCCTGGCCCTCGTGGGAGGCGTACCCGATGATGGCGGCCAACGCCGGATCCACCACCGTCCGGGTGCCGCTCACCGGATACGACCACGATCTGAAGGCGATGGCCGACGCCGTCACCGACCGCACCCGCATGGTCCTGCTGTGCACCCCCAACAACCCCACCGGCACCGCGCTGGACCAGGAGCGCATCCTGCGCTTCCTCGAGCGGCTCCCCGCGCATGTCACGGTCGTCATCGACGAGGCCTACCGGGACTTCGCCGATCCCGGCGCCGTCGCCGACGGCATCGCACTGCACCGCGCCGATGAACGGGTCTGTGTGGTGCGGACGTTCTCCAAGTCGTACGGGCTGCTCAGCCTGCGGGTGGGCTATCTCGTGGCACATGAGCCCGTGCTCGCCCCGCTCCGCTCGGTGCTGCCCTTCTACCGGGTGAGCGCCGTGGCGCAGGAGGCCGCCATCGCCGCGCTCGGCGCCCAGGAGCAGGTGCTCCGGCAGTGCGCCGAGACCGCCGAGGAGCGCGACCGGCTCCATCGGACCCTGCTCGACCAGGGCTGGGAGGCGCCCGCGAGCCAGGGCAACTTCCTGTGGCTGCCCATGACCTCCGGTGTGGAGCGCTTCACCCAGTTCTGCGCGGACCACGGCGTGGTGGTGTGCGGCAAACCGGGCGAAGGGGTACGGGTGACCGTCGCCGAGCCCGCCGCCAACCAGGCGTTCGCGGAGCTCGCCGGGAAGTACCGGGAGGCGTCCGTATGA
- a CDS encoding MFS transporter has translation MESRKGVERGWPFLAAAYAFVVTMCGTTLPTPLYSLYQREFGFSSFMVTVIFAVYAAGVIVALLLLGRMSDFIGRRPVLLAALALSGLSAVCFLLAGGLPELFTGRTLSGLSAGLATGTATVMVIELAPEPRRRAATLLATGANLGGLGVGPLLAGLLAQYAPAPLKLVFVVDLALVAVAAAVVLALPETVRTRGRPPLRPQRLRVPKEMRATFAAAAMAGFAGFATLGLFTSVSPTFLSEVEGESNLAVAGAVVFSVFAASVAGQALGRRLGPGRSLPGGCAVLVAGMAAIAVSLAIASLALLVLGAVIAGTGQGLSFLAAVRVVTERSPADRRAEVTSALFVLMYLAISIPVIGVGALSLAVGLRSAGLIFTGCVALLAVAALLRLRGISDAASSR, from the coding sequence ATGGAAAGCCGGAAGGGCGTGGAGAGGGGATGGCCGTTCCTCGCGGCCGCCTACGCCTTCGTGGTCACGATGTGCGGTACGACGCTGCCCACCCCGCTCTACTCGCTTTATCAGCGGGAGTTCGGCTTCTCCTCGTTCATGGTCACGGTGATTTTCGCCGTGTACGCGGCGGGGGTCATCGTCGCGCTGCTGCTGCTCGGACGGATGTCCGACTTCATCGGGCGGCGGCCCGTCCTGCTGGCCGCGCTGGCACTGTCGGGCCTGAGCGCGGTGTGTTTCCTCCTCGCCGGCGGACTGCCGGAGCTGTTCACGGGCCGCACCCTCTCGGGGCTGTCCGCCGGTCTGGCCACCGGCACCGCCACCGTGATGGTGATCGAGCTGGCCCCCGAGCCCCGGCGCCGTGCCGCCACCCTCCTCGCGACCGGGGCCAACCTGGGCGGCCTCGGTGTCGGCCCGTTGCTGGCCGGCCTGCTGGCGCAGTACGCCCCGGCGCCGCTGAAGCTGGTGTTCGTGGTGGACCTGGCGCTGGTGGCGGTGGCCGCCGCCGTGGTGCTCGCTCTCCCGGAGACCGTACGGACCCGAGGGCGTCCGCCGCTGAGGCCGCAGCGGCTGCGGGTGCCCAAGGAGATGCGCGCGACGTTCGCGGCCGCGGCGATGGCGGGGTTCGCGGGCTTCGCCACACTGGGCCTGTTCACCTCGGTGTCGCCCACGTTCCTGAGCGAGGTGGAGGGGGAGAGCAATCTCGCGGTGGCCGGTGCCGTGGTGTTCTCCGTGTTCGCCGCCTCGGTCGCCGGGCAGGCGCTGGGGCGGCGGCTGGGCCCGGGGCGGTCGCTGCCGGGAGGGTGCGCGGTGCTGGTGGCCGGTATGGCGGCCATCGCGGTCTCGCTGGCGATCGCGTCGCTGGCGCTGCTGGTGCTGGGCGCCGTGATCGCGGGGACGGGCCAGGGGCTGTCGTTCCTCGCCGCCGTACGGGTGGTGACCGAGCGCAGCCCGGCCGACCGGCGCGCCGAGGTCACCTCCGCCCTGTTCGTGCTGATGTATCTGGCGATCTCGATTCCGGTGATCGGCGTGGGGGCGCTGTCGCTCGCGGTCGGGCTGCGCTCCGCCGGGCTCATCTTCACGGGCTGTGTGGCGCTGCTGGCCGTGGCCGCCCTGCTGCGGCTGCGGGGGATCTCCGACGCGGCATCCAGCCGCTGA
- a CDS encoding endonuclease/exonuclease/phosphatase family protein, whose protein sequence is MPAPVFSRRHGMRVAAAAAAALPLASQPQYVATAVPAAPVAPADGSRLAVMTFNLRYAGDSEPNSWGRRRPVMRELLRRARPHLLGTQEGLYGQLRDIAHDLGQRYAWIGTGRMGGSRDEFMAVFYDTGRLEPVEYDHFWLSDTPNVIGSNTWGGAVVRMVTWVRFHDRRTGEEFYALNTHLDHRSQNARDHAAALITERLGGLDSALPRIVTGDFNVAAHGNPVYDAMLHGGTLVDSWDTAERRGPLYGTFHGFGPLVPDGDRIDWILTSPGVRTHHAVIDTYSGDGQYPSDHLPVRTVLEL, encoded by the coding sequence ATGCCCGCACCTGTGTTCAGCCGCCGTCACGGTATGCGCGTCGCGGCCGCGGCGGCCGCCGCGCTTCCGCTCGCCTCCCAGCCGCAGTACGTGGCCACGGCGGTCCCCGCCGCCCCGGTCGCCCCCGCCGACGGTTCGCGGCTGGCCGTCATGACGTTCAACCTGCGCTACGCCGGCGACAGCGAGCCCAACTCCTGGGGCCGGCGCCGCCCGGTCATGCGGGAGCTGCTGCGCCGGGCCCGGCCCCATCTGCTGGGCACTCAGGAGGGGCTGTACGGCCAGCTCCGTGATATCGCCCACGACCTCGGACAGCGCTACGCGTGGATCGGCACCGGGCGGATGGGGGGCAGCCGTGACGAGTTCATGGCCGTCTTCTACGACACCGGGCGGCTCGAGCCCGTGGAGTACGACCACTTCTGGCTGTCCGACACCCCGAATGTGATCGGCTCCAACACCTGGGGCGGGGCCGTGGTCCGGATGGTCACCTGGGTGCGCTTCCACGACCGGCGGACCGGCGAGGAGTTCTACGCCCTCAACACCCATCTGGACCACCGCAGCCAGAACGCCCGTGACCACGCCGCCGCTCTGATCACCGAGCGGCTCGGCGGGCTGGACTCCGCGCTCCCCCGCATCGTGACCGGCGACTTCAATGTGGCGGCCCATGGCAACCCGGTCTACGACGCGATGCTGCACGGCGGCACGCTGGTGGACTCGTGGGACACCGCCGAGCGGCGCGGCCCGCTGTACGGGACGTTCCACGGCTTTGGCCCGCTGGTCCCGGACGGCGACCGGATCGACTGGATCCTGACCTCACCCGGTGTGCGCACCCACCACGCCGTCATCGACACCTACTCCGGGGACGGCCAGTACCCCAGCGACCATCTGCCGGTGCGGACCGTCCTGGAGCTGTGA